In Citrus sinensis cultivar Valencia sweet orange chromosome 2, DVS_A1.0, whole genome shotgun sequence, a single genomic region encodes these proteins:
- the LOC102606912 gene encoding putative PAP-specific phosphatase, mitochondrial has protein sequence MVLLQYTCHFSTLRFFCLHPSSPTPLRRRSFTVRSTSLPFPKHKATYHRELEAAVDVVERACRLCIDVKKSLFSGEGRVLDKNDQTPVTVADFGVQALVSLELSKLFPSIPLVAEEDSAILRSNNLVDSVASAVADNATSGFGDEPLTHSDVLEAIDRGGKDAVVFCTKPATYWVLDPIDGTRGFLRGSEALYVVGLALVVEGEIVLGVMGCPNWLEDKPCTSTTSMQEYESNQAGSGIIMVSHVGCGTWTKKLSSIQDTKTLDYWTRCSVDRCCLVHKASFCIPDSQTWESLPLSALFNAKNDADNIGDDEILLVPTCCGSLCKYLMVATGRASVFILRARAQTIIKAWDHAVGIICVHEAGGKVTDWRGSPIDLDADQAERRAIFPSGGILVTNDNLHHQIVEMISSRSSIFLW, from the exons ATGGTTCTCCTACAGTACACTTGCCATTTCTCCACCCTTCGATTCTTTTGCCTCCATCCTTCTTCCCCTACGCCTCTCCGCAGACGATCCTTCACCGTCAG GTCGACGAGTCTTCCATTTCCAAAACATAAAGCGACATATCACAGAGAGCTGGAAGCAGCAGTGGACGTCGTTGAGAGAGCCTGTCGTCTTTGCATTGAC GTTAAGAAATCTCTATTCTCTGGTGAAGGTCGGGTTCTTGACAAGAATGACCAAACTCCAGTCACCGTCGCAGATTTTGGGGTGCAGGCTCTAGTCAGCTTGG AGCTAAGCAAATTATTCCCCTCTATTCCCTTGGTGGCTGAAGAGGACTCTGCCATTTTACGTTCAAATAATCTGGTGGATTCTGTGGCGAGTGCAGTAGCTGATAACGCAACCTCTGGCTTTGGTGATGAACCATTGACACATTCTGATGTACTGGAAGCAATTGACAGAGGGGGAAAGGATGCTGTTGTCTTTTGTACGAAGCCAGCCACATACTGG GTACTGGATCCAATTGATGGCACGCGAGGGTTTCTAAGAGGGAGTGAGGCCTTATATGTG GTAGGTTTGGCTCTTGTCGTTGAGGGAGAGATTGTTTTAGGAGTTATGGGCTGCCCTAACTGGCTGGAAGATAAGCCCTGTACATCCACTACAAGTATGCAGGAATATGAGAGCAACCAAGCTGGATCAGGGATCATCATGGTGTCTCATGTTGGCTGTGGAACATGGACGAAGAAGTTGTCAAGTATACAAGATACTAAAACACTTGATTATTGGACCAGATGCTCTGTTGATAGGTGTTGTTTAGTACATAAAGCAAGTTTTTGTATTCCAGACAGTCAAACATGGGAATCATTGCCTCTATCAGCTTTGTTCAATGCAAAAAATGATGCAGATAATATTGGGGATGACGAAATTCTTCTTGTGCCCACATGTTGTGGCAG TTTGTGCAAGTATTTGATGGTGGCTACGGGTAGGGCATCAGTTTTCATTCTTCGAGCaagagctcaaaccattataAAG GCTTGGGATCATGCCGTTGGCATAATATGTGTTCATGAAGCAGGAGGAAAG GTTACTGACTGGAGAGGAAGTCCAATTGATCTTGATGCTGATCAAGCAGAACGGAGAGCCATATTTCCTTCAGGTGGCATTCTTGTGACTAATGACAACTTACATCATCAGATCGTGGAGATGATCTCTTCAcgttcatcaatttttttatggtag